A stretch of Rhizobium sp. TH2 DNA encodes these proteins:
- a CDS encoding LysR substrate-binding domain-containing protein, with protein sequence MDMNLNDLQFFVQAVDSGGFAAAARRLGVPKSTISKRVAELEARLGARLIHRTSRSFSLTDLGRDFFQHARASVIEAENAENIVRTRLGEPSGTVRLTTSVPTAQFTLAPHLQELSVRYPKLTLALHVTDRFVDIVQEGFDIAIRSHQQPLADSALVQRKLGVHYFYVVASPDYVEQHGAPLRPEELAQHKSIVANPAETSWRLSSTAGDTVEAEVNPVMAADEPFVLLKAAAAGIGITCLPTSVCRGALADGTLVRVLPDWTAGSITTTILMPHRRGQLPSVRAVVDLLLERAGG encoded by the coding sequence ATGGATATGAACCTCAACGATCTGCAATTCTTCGTCCAGGCGGTAGACAGCGGCGGTTTTGCCGCGGCGGCTCGACGGCTCGGCGTTCCGAAATCAACGATCAGCAAGCGTGTCGCCGAACTCGAAGCGCGGCTCGGTGCGCGACTGATCCATCGCACGTCGCGCAGTTTCTCGCTGACCGACCTGGGCCGCGACTTCTTCCAGCATGCCAGGGCCTCGGTGATCGAAGCGGAGAATGCCGAGAATATCGTCCGCACCCGCCTTGGCGAGCCGAGCGGTACCGTGCGCCTGACCACCTCGGTACCAACGGCGCAGTTCACGCTGGCGCCGCATCTCCAGGAACTGTCGGTGCGCTACCCCAAGCTGACGCTGGCGCTGCATGTGACCGATCGATTCGTCGATATCGTGCAGGAGGGCTTCGACATCGCCATCCGCAGCCATCAGCAGCCGCTCGCGGATTCCGCGCTGGTGCAGCGCAAGCTCGGCGTCCATTATTTCTACGTCGTGGCCTCGCCGGACTATGTCGAGCAGCATGGCGCACCGTTGCGTCCGGAAGAACTTGCCCAGCATAAAAGCATCGTCGCCAATCCCGCCGAGACGTCGTGGCGGCTTTCCTCGACCGCTGGCGACACCGTGGAAGCGGAGGTCAATCCCGTGATGGCCGCCGATGAACCCTTCGTGCTGCTCAAGGCCGCCGCCGCCGGCATCGGCATCACCTGCCTGCCGACATCAGTCTGCCGAGGCGCGCTGGCCGATGGAACGCTCGTCCGCGTGCTGCCGGACTGGACCGCCGGCAGCATCACGACGACGATCCTCATGCCGCATCGGCGCGGCCAGCTTCCCTCCGTCCGGGCGGTGGTCGATCTGCTGCTCGAACGGGCGGGCGGTTGA
- a CDS encoding LysE family translocator produces MTLTAIAAYAFALFVVVLIPGPGITALVARALGSSFRESLAMAIGIMLGDLVFLTAVVLGLAVVAQAFGTVFMIIKYAGAAYLAYLAYKIWTSGMLKTDAEIGPRRSIFQSLVSGLLVTLGNPKAMVFYLALVPTLIDIASITVTDYFELLAVTTVVLMAGTIPYIVLAAKAREFFRRPVALKRLNRTSATFLAGTAGYIAIR; encoded by the coding sequence ATGACCCTCACAGCCATCGCCGCCTATGCATTCGCCCTGTTCGTTGTCGTGCTCATTCCGGGGCCCGGGATCACCGCGCTCGTGGCCCGCGCGCTGGGGAGCAGCTTTCGCGAAAGCCTGGCCATGGCGATCGGCATCATGCTCGGCGACCTGGTCTTCCTCACCGCCGTCGTGCTGGGCCTCGCGGTCGTCGCACAGGCATTCGGCACCGTGTTCATGATCATCAAGTATGCCGGGGCGGCCTATCTCGCCTATCTCGCCTACAAGATCTGGACATCGGGCATGCTGAAGACCGATGCCGAAATCGGCCCCAGGCGGAGCATTTTCCAGTCGTTGGTATCCGGGTTGCTGGTGACGCTCGGCAATCCCAAGGCGATGGTCTTCTATCTGGCGCTGGTGCCGACACTCATCGATATCGCATCCATCACGGTGACGGATTATTTCGAACTGCTCGCCGTCACGACCGTGGTGCTGATGGCGGGAACGATTCCCTATATCGTGCTCGCCGCCAAGGCGCGCGAGTTCTTCCGCCGGCCGGTGGCGCTCAAGCGGCTCAACCGCACCTCCGCCACCTTCCTTGCCGGAACCGCCGGTTATATCGCCATTCGATAA
- a CDS encoding DMT family transporter: MQNDIRRGTIEMTAAMLISGTIGWFVLVSGQPVENVVFWRCAFGAVALIAICGALGYLKPGVITRRQLLIAVLGGIAIVSNWLLLFAAYPRSSISIATTVYNTQPFMLLGLGALFLGEKITLEKLAWLALAFGGMMLIVQAKPGGGATGGSYAIGILLALGAALFYALAAFAAKWLKGVPPHLVALVHVLTGVAMLAPFADFLNLPSDGQTWSLLATMGFVHTGVMYILLYGAIQRLPVHLTGALSFIYPVASIVVDRLAFGHLLQPVQMIGMALIFLAVAGMNFGLKLGIFRRAPTAP, translated from the coding sequence ATGCAGAACGACATACGGCGCGGAACAATCGAAATGACGGCAGCGATGCTGATATCGGGCACGATCGGCTGGTTCGTGCTGGTGTCCGGGCAGCCGGTCGAGAATGTCGTCTTCTGGCGCTGCGCTTTCGGTGCCGTGGCGCTGATAGCCATCTGCGGCGCGCTCGGTTACCTCAAGCCCGGCGTCATCACCCGCCGGCAATTGTTGATCGCCGTGCTCGGCGGCATCGCCATCGTGTCGAACTGGCTGCTGCTGTTCGCCGCCTATCCCCGATCCTCGATCTCGATCGCCACAACGGTCTACAACACCCAGCCCTTCATGCTGCTCGGGCTGGGCGCGCTGTTTCTCGGCGAGAAGATCACACTGGAAAAGCTCGCCTGGCTGGCGCTCGCTTTCGGCGGCATGATGCTGATCGTACAGGCCAAGCCCGGTGGCGGAGCGACAGGCGGGAGCTATGCCATCGGCATCCTGCTCGCACTCGGAGCGGCCCTCTTCTATGCGCTGGCTGCCTTCGCCGCCAAGTGGCTGAAAGGCGTGCCGCCGCATCTCGTGGCGCTCGTGCATGTCCTGACCGGCGTGGCGATGCTGGCGCCCTTCGCGGACTTCCTCAATCTGCCCTCGGATGGCCAGACCTGGTCGCTGCTTGCCACGATGGGCTTTGTCCATACCGGCGTGATGTACATCCTGCTCTATGGCGCGATCCAGAGGCTGCCGGTCCACCTCACCGGCGCGCTGTCCTTCATCTATCCGGTCGCTTCGATCGTGGTTGACAGGCTGGCCTTCGGCCATCTACTCCAGCCGGTACAGATGATCGGCATGGCGCTGATCTTCCTGGCGGTCGCGGGCATGAATTTCGGCCTCAAGCTCGGAATTTTCAGGCGCGCGCCGACAGCACCATGA
- the dut gene encoding dUTP diphosphatase: protein MSQIITPPPVIGLVRLPHGDGLPLPAYETLGAAGMDIRAAVPEDKPIILKLGNRALIPTGFIFEIPPGYEIQVRPRSGLAFKNGITCLNSPGTIDSDFRGEVHVLLINFGEERFKVERGMRIAQLVVAPVVQGIVEERALAGATDRGAGGFGSTGLQ, encoded by the coding sequence ATGAGCCAGATCATCACGCCCCCGCCCGTCATCGGTCTCGTCCGCCTGCCCCATGGCGACGGACTGCCGCTCCCCGCCTATGAAACACTGGGTGCCGCCGGCATGGATATCCGCGCCGCCGTGCCCGAGGACAAACCCATCATCCTGAAGCTCGGCAATCGCGCCCTCATCCCCACCGGGTTCATTTTCGAGATACCGCCCGGCTACGAAATCCAGGTGCGGCCCCGCTCCGGCCTCGCCTTCAAGAACGGCATCACCTGCCTCAATTCGCCGGGTACTATCGACAGCGACTTTCGCGGCGAGGTGCATGTGCTGCTGATCAATTTCGGTGAGGAGCGGTTCAAGGTCGAGCGCGGCATGCGCATCGCCCAGTTGGTTGTGGCGCCGGTGGTGCAGGGGATCGTCGAGGAACGCGCGCTGGCCGGCGCCACGGATCGCGGCGCCGGCGGCTTCGGCTCGACGGGACTGCAATAG
- a CDS encoding GNAT family N-acetyltransferase — MVGQLEFRSDYFGDRAAFTALVDLLFDTFEIDIGQLDRLGGPDPTSMPFGYFDETGRCVANFSAFSTPLVINGRRVHAVGYQSGAVRPEYRGQGLYRDLMQRAFAWAEGQRFEFGMLLTDKPGLYTSYGFRVIKQHMFHGPMPAAAGVLPCRHLSIENDADVALIRSVLIQRMPVSERFAVTGHIEEFLLNACFDPSIRLSHMPDHDAIVAWREGAGTFHLLDIASRDIPLLAQVIAAVQTRAERAAVYFPTDRLGWTGETGRYEGSCDLMVTGDTDALLNSGPFMLSPLAEF; from the coding sequence ATGGTCGGCCAATTAGAATTCCGTTCCGACTATTTCGGAGACCGGGCCGCATTCACGGCGCTAGTGGACCTTCTCTTCGACACGTTCGAGATCGATATCGGACAGCTCGACCGCCTGGGCGGGCCGGATCCGACGTCGATGCCGTTCGGCTATTTCGACGAGACGGGGCGCTGTGTGGCGAATTTCAGCGCATTTTCGACGCCGCTGGTCATCAATGGCCGGCGAGTACATGCGGTGGGCTACCAATCCGGCGCGGTGCGGCCGGAATATCGCGGCCAGGGGCTCTATCGCGACCTGATGCAGCGGGCCTTCGCCTGGGCCGAAGGCCAACGCTTCGAATTCGGAATGCTCCTCACCGACAAACCCGGCCTTTATACATCCTACGGATTCCGCGTCATTAAGCAGCACATGTTCCATGGCCCGATGCCAGCCGCTGCGGGCGTCCTGCCATGCCGGCACCTCTCCATCGAGAACGACGCGGATGTGGCTCTGATACGATCCGTGCTCATACAGCGAATGCCAGTCTCGGAGCGCTTCGCCGTCACCGGGCATATCGAGGAATTCCTGCTCAACGCCTGTTTCGATCCGTCGATCCGACTGTCTCATATGCCGGATCATGATGCGATCGTCGCCTGGCGAGAGGGGGCCGGGACCTTCCATCTTCTCGACATCGCCAGCCGCGATATTCCATTGCTTGCCCAAGTCATCGCGGCCGTGCAAACGCGTGCCGAACGCGCGGCCGTTTACTTCCCGACCGATCGACTGGGCTGGACCGGAGAGACTGGGCGTTACGAAGGCTCCTGTGATCTGATGGTCACCGGTGACACGGACGCTCTTCTCAATTCGGGGCCATTCATGCTTTCGCCATTGGCGGAATTCTAG
- a CDS encoding serine hydrolase has translation MPWRQDGLARLGVELGRGGSTAFMMLHGGEQVFAWGDIAARSSVASVRKSLVSILFGIYTAEGRIDLDATLADIGVDDIEQLTVDEKRATIRDLLTTRSGVYHPSVYDTSRGRPARGSHPPGTHWFYNNWDFNVLGTIFERITGMGLFEAFSNRVATPLGMQDFDVSDLRFEHGPESMHPVYKMRLSARDLARVGQLYLQGGSWNRHQIVPDVWVRESVRPHVDLGGGRGYGYLWWTAEAGAPGDRLNADVPLYYASGFGGQYIIVLPGHDLVVVHRSARVDHGIDHGRMGEILDVTLEAMSAA, from the coding sequence GTGCCATGGCGCCAGGACGGGCTTGCCAGGCTGGGCGTTGAGCTCGGCAGGGGCGGATCGACCGCATTCATGATGCTGCACGGCGGCGAGCAGGTGTTTGCCTGGGGCGACATCGCCGCGCGGTCGAGCGTGGCCTCTGTTCGCAAGAGCCTGGTCAGCATTCTGTTCGGCATATACACTGCCGAGGGGCGGATCGATCTCGATGCGACCTTGGCCGATATCGGCGTGGATGACATCGAGCAGCTGACAGTGGATGAGAAGCGCGCCACGATACGCGATCTCCTCACCACGCGATCCGGCGTCTATCATCCCTCGGTCTACGATACATCTCGCGGCCGACCCGCGCGTGGCAGCCATCCGCCGGGCACGCACTGGTTCTACAACAATTGGGACTTCAATGTGCTCGGCACAATCTTCGAACGCATCACCGGCATGGGGCTGTTCGAAGCATTTTCGAACCGCGTGGCAACGCCCCTCGGCATGCAGGATTTCGATGTCAGCGACCTCCGTTTCGAGCACGGACCGGAATCCATGCATCCGGTCTACAAGATGCGTCTTTCGGCCCGCGATCTCGCACGTGTCGGCCAACTCTACCTGCAGGGCGGGTCATGGAACCGGCACCAGATCGTTCCCGATGTCTGGGTTCGGGAGAGTGTCCGGCCGCATGTCGATCTCGGCGGCGGGCGAGGTTATGGCTACCTCTGGTGGACGGCCGAAGCCGGAGCGCCGGGCGATCGGCTCAATGCGGATGTGCCGCTCTACTATGCCAGCGGGTTTGGCGGGCAATACATCATCGTTCTGCCGGGCCACGACCTTGTCGTCGTACACCGCTCCGCTCGCGTCGATCACGGGATCGATCATGGCCGGATGGGCGAAATCCTCGACGTGACATTGGAAGCCATGTCCGCCGCTTGA
- a CDS encoding NIPSNAP family protein: protein MITCYLRYVIDPYKLAEFEHYAKLWIPLVTRLGGTHHGYFLPSEGASNIALALFSFPSLAEYEIYRQRMAADPECQAALDFGEKTRCIVSYERSFMRPLF, encoded by the coding sequence GTGATCACGTGCTATCTTCGCTATGTCATCGATCCCTATAAACTGGCTGAATTCGAACATTACGCGAAGCTCTGGATACCTCTGGTGACGCGGCTGGGTGGCACGCATCACGGGTATTTCCTGCCAAGCGAAGGCGCCAGCAACATTGCGCTGGCGCTGTTCAGTTTTCCGTCGCTTGCCGAATACGAGATCTATCGCCAGAGGATGGCGGCCGACCCGGAATGCCAGGCCGCGCTGGATTTCGGCGAAAAGACGCGCTGCATCGTGAGCTACGAGCGCAGCTTCATGCGCCCGCTCTTCTGA
- a CDS encoding YigZ family protein yields the protein MFQLVQPATAEQVIKKSRFLATAVPIANEHEAKAALAAHGHVDANHNCWAWRIGAGYRFSDDGEPSGTAGKPILAAIDGQAIDKVVVIVTRWFGGILLGSGGLVRAYGGTAAICLRGAERIEMKPSVDGYFHLEFSDLALVKAKLTAFKDLQILEERFGATGADIAARIVETDVEAVSRLVADLTSGRSDVSFD from the coding sequence ATGTTTCAACTCGTCCAACCGGCAACCGCAGAACAGGTCATCAAGAAAAGCAGGTTCCTCGCGACCGCCGTTCCGATTGCCAACGAGCACGAAGCGAAGGCGGCACTCGCGGCGCATGGACATGTCGACGCGAACCACAATTGCTGGGCCTGGCGGATCGGCGCGGGCTACCGCTTTTCCGACGATGGCGAGCCGAGCGGCACTGCGGGCAAGCCGATCCTCGCGGCGATCGACGGGCAGGCAATCGACAAGGTCGTGGTGATCGTCACCCGCTGGTTCGGTGGAATTCTGCTAGGCAGCGGCGGGCTCGTGCGCGCCTATGGCGGCACGGCGGCGATCTGCCTTCGAGGCGCCGAACGCATCGAGATGAAGCCGTCGGTCGACGGGTATTTTCATCTGGAATTTTCTGATCTTGCCTTGGTCAAGGCGAAGCTCACCGCCTTCAAGGATTTGCAAATCCTGGAAGAGCGCTTCGGCGCGACGGGTGCGGATATCGCCGCCCGTATCGTGGAGACGGATGTCGAGGCGGTGTCGCGCCTCGTGGCCGACCTGACTAGCGGGCGGAGCGACGTATCGTTCGATTGA
- a CDS encoding threonine/serine dehydratase: MSASIEITPDRIAAAEAIIRPHVRRTPVMMVSMADFGLQGGALDLKLECLQHSGSFKARGAFTNLLTRDVPDAGVVAASGGNHGAAVAYAAMKLGIKATIFVPSISAKAKTDRIRSFGADLVIGGDRYSDALAASEIFAEKSGAMQIHAFNQPETLIGQGTLGKEIEDDLPGIDTLLVAVGGGGLIGGIAAWYRGRVKIVAVEPEEAPTLNMALAAGHPVDAPAGGVAADSLAPKQVGQLMFPFARDHVGQSVLVTDDAIRQAQKALWDSVRVATEPGGAAAMAAILSGRYVPANGERVAVLVCGSNTTAVDFG, translated from the coding sequence ATGTCAGCCAGTATCGAAATTACACCGGACCGCATCGCGGCGGCCGAAGCCATCATCCGTCCGCATGTCAGGCGCACGCCAGTCATGATGGTTTCCATGGCGGATTTCGGTTTGCAGGGTGGCGCACTCGATCTAAAGCTCGAATGCCTGCAGCATTCGGGTTCGTTCAAGGCGCGCGGCGCCTTCACCAACCTGCTGACGCGGGATGTGCCCGATGCCGGCGTGGTGGCTGCCTCGGGCGGCAACCATGGTGCTGCGGTCGCCTATGCGGCGATGAAGCTCGGGATCAAGGCGACGATCTTCGTACCCTCGATCAGCGCCAAGGCCAAGACCGATCGCATCAGGAGCTTCGGCGCCGACCTCGTGATCGGCGGCGATCGCTATTCCGATGCGCTGGCGGCGAGCGAGATTTTCGCGGAAAAGTCCGGGGCGATGCAGATCCATGCCTTCAATCAACCGGAAACGCTTATCGGCCAAGGCACGCTCGGCAAGGAGATCGAGGATGACCTGCCTGGTATCGATACGCTTCTGGTCGCGGTCGGCGGCGGCGGGCTGATAGGCGGCATCGCGGCCTGGTATCGCGGGCGAGTGAAGATCGTGGCCGTGGAGCCCGAGGAGGCGCCGACGCTCAACATGGCGCTTGCGGCAGGCCACCCCGTCGATGCACCGGCGGGCGGCGTAGCGGCGGATTCGCTGGCGCCGAAACAGGTGGGTCAGTTGATGTTCCCGTTCGCACGCGATCACGTCGGCCAATCCGTTCTCGTCACAGACGACGCGATCCGGCAGGCCCAGAAGGCGCTGTGGGACAGTGTGCGGGTAGCGACCGAGCCGGGTGGGGCAGCGGCGATGGCGGCGATCCTGTCAGGCCGCTATGTACCGGCGAATGGCGAGCGGGTGGCGGTACTCGTTTGCGGGTCGAACACGACGGCTGTGGATTTCGGCTGA
- a CDS encoding Lrp/AsnC family transcriptional regulator → MPNDTLDAIDQRILEALSRNSRMPLKELAEIAGLSSPSAAERVRRLEDRGVISGFTVSLGLAALGYPLQAIVRVRPLPGQLHIVERLIQETPEFIECDKVTGDDCFIARLVVRSMGELDGILDKIAERAETNTSMIKASPVERRLPPFNG, encoded by the coding sequence ATGCCTAACGATACGCTCGATGCCATCGACCAGCGCATCCTCGAAGCCCTGAGCCGCAATTCCCGCATGCCGTTGAAGGAACTGGCCGAGATCGCCGGCCTGTCTTCGCCAAGTGCCGCCGAACGCGTGCGGCGGCTCGAGGATCGTGGGGTGATTTCCGGCTTCACGGTCAGTCTCGGTCTGGCGGCGCTCGGCTATCCCTTGCAGGCCATCGTGCGCGTCCGACCGCTGCCGGGCCAGCTTCACATCGTCGAGCGATTGATCCAGGAAACGCCTGAGTTCATCGAATGCGACAAGGTCACGGGTGACGATTGCTTCATCGCCCGGCTGGTCGTGCGCTCGATGGGTGAGCTCGACGGCATACTGGACAAGATCGCCGAGCGGGCGGAAACCAATACGTCGATGATCAAGGCCTCGCCGGTCGAGCGCCGCCTGCCGCCGTTCAACGGGTGA
- a CDS encoding APC family permease yields the protein MADTNSTTGQPQRLQLLRVLGPAHIWALGVGIVLVGEYMGWNFSIGKGGMIAGLVACWVAGLLYTCVAMIDSEVTSTVAAAGGQYAQAKHIVGPLMAFNVGLFLVMAYTMLEAGNAITIGFLLDTVAGLQGHSGLNQQPFIILSIMFLAWLNYRGVLATLNFNLVITGIAFLAIVILFVVVQMGVSTVPLDFSAVTSDPLPYGWMGIIASLHFGLWYYLGIEGTCQAAEEVRSPARSLPYGTMAGIMTLLIAATMTWYVCSGLIPWEYLGQAGTPLFDAARVTGSSGLMVLLFIGTIFSTLASANGCINDASRAWFSMGRDRYLPIWFGAVHPIYRTPYRSIVFLVPIALIFALGAPLDQVVTFSILSGLLGYTFMTFNMVMFRNKWPLGSIKRGYVHPMHPLPTIVLLILCATAYFAVFLGYGTQLITMVGFYVIASLWFHFRRYQYVKRGDQFTMPWPKPQGY from the coding sequence ATGGCAGACACAAATTCCACCACCGGCCAGCCCCAGCGACTTCAATTGCTGCGCGTTCTCGGCCCCGCCCACATCTGGGCGCTCGGCGTCGGCATCGTTCTTGTCGGCGAATATATGGGCTGGAACTTCTCGATCGGCAAAGGCGGCATGATCGCAGGCCTGGTCGCCTGCTGGGTGGCCGGACTGCTTTATACCTGCGTCGCGATGATCGACTCCGAAGTGACCTCGACGGTCGCCGCGGCCGGCGGGCAATATGCCCAGGCCAAGCACATCGTCGGGCCGCTGATGGCCTTCAATGTCGGCCTGTTCCTGGTCATGGCCTATACGATGCTGGAGGCCGGCAATGCGATCACGATCGGCTTCCTGCTCGATACGGTCGCCGGATTGCAGGGCCATTCGGGCCTCAACCAGCAGCCTTTCATCATTCTCTCCATCATGTTCCTGGCATGGCTGAACTATCGCGGCGTGCTGGCGACACTGAATTTCAATCTCGTCATCACCGGCATCGCCTTCCTGGCAATCGTGATCCTGTTCGTCGTGGTGCAGATGGGAGTTTCGACCGTTCCGCTCGATTTCTCGGCGGTGACCAGCGACCCGCTTCCCTATGGCTGGATGGGCATCATCGCGTCGCTTCACTTCGGGCTCTGGTACTATCTCGGCATCGAGGGCACCTGCCAGGCGGCCGAGGAAGTTCGCTCCCCTGCCCGCTCGCTGCCTTACGGCACCATGGCCGGCATCATGACGCTGCTGATCGCGGCGACCATGACCTGGTATGTCTGCTCGGGCCTGATCCCGTGGGAATATCTCGGCCAGGCCGGCACGCCGCTGTTCGATGCCGCGCGCGTCACCGGCAGCAGCGGCTTGATGGTGCTGCTGTTCATCGGCACGATCTTCTCGACGCTCGCCTCGGCCAACGGCTGCATCAACGATGCATCGCGGGCATGGTTCTCGATGGGCCGCGACCGCTACCTGCCGATCTGGTTCGGCGCGGTGCATCCGATCTATCGCACGCCCTATCGCTCGATCGTCTTCCTCGTACCGATCGCGCTGATCTTCGCGCTCGGCGCACCGCTCGACCAGGTCGTCACCTTCTCGATCCTGTCGGGCCTGCTCGGCTATACGTTCATGACCTTCAACATGGTGATGTTCCGCAACAAGTGGCCGCTCGGCTCGATCAAGCGCGGTTATGTGCACCCGATGCATCCGCTGCCGACCATCGTGCTCTTGATCCTCTGCGCCACGGCCTACTTCGCGGTGTTCCTGGGTTACGGAACCCAGCTCATCACCATGGTCGGGTTCTACGTCATCGCGTCGCTCTGGTTCCACTTCCGGCGTTATCAATATGTAAAGCGTGGCGACCAGTTCACCATGCCCTGGCCGAAGCCGCAGGGATATTGA
- a CDS encoding peptide chain release factor 3, which produces MTDQLAEAISRRRTFAIIAHPDAGKTTLTEKLLLFGGAIQLAGEVKAKKDRIQTRSDWMKIERERGISVVTSVMTFEYDGNVFNILDTPGHEDFADDTYRTLTAVDAAIMVIDAAKGIEPRTLKLFEVCRLRNIPIITFINKLDRESRDPFEILDEVEEKLALDTAPITWPIGRSKSFCGSYHLATDEVRGSDTEAHTKKVNGPEAVASRLPQNEQGAFIDEVLLAREACKPFDEESFLEGHMTPVFWGSALRNFGVRDLINALGEIAPPPRDQVADVRTVHATEDKMTAFVFKIQANMDPNHRDRIAFARICSGKLERGMKARLARTGKQLGLTAPQFFFASQRQLADTAYAGDVVGIPNHGTLRIGDTLTEGEQLVFQGVPNFAPEILRRVRLEDAMKAKKLREALQQMAEEGVVQLFLPEDGSPAIVGVVGALQLDVLKERLSGEYTLPVSFEMSRFSVCRWISADNPLDLDKFVTARRGDIARDLDGDPVFLAQDAFSLRYEAERYPAIKMVAIKEYHVAKAA; this is translated from the coding sequence ATGACGGACCAACTGGCCGAGGCGATCTCCCGCCGCCGCACCTTTGCTATTATCGCGCATCCGGACGCGGGCAAGACGACGCTGACCGAAAAGCTGCTGCTGTTCGGCGGCGCGATCCAGCTCGCCGGCGAGGTGAAGGCCAAGAAGGACCGCATCCAGACCCGCTCCGACTGGATGAAGATCGAGCGCGAACGCGGCATCTCGGTCGTCACCTCGGTGATGACGTTTGAATATGACGGCAATGTCTTCAACATCCTCGACACACCCGGTCACGAGGATTTCGCCGACGACACCTACCGCACGCTGACGGCGGTGGATGCCGCGATCATGGTCATCGACGCCGCCAAGGGCATCGAGCCGCGCACGCTGAAACTGTTCGAAGTTTGCCGGCTGAGAAATATCCCGATCATCACCTTCATCAACAAGCTGGACCGTGAAAGCCGCGATCCCTTCGAGATTCTCGACGAGGTCGAGGAGAAGCTTGCGCTCGATACGGCGCCGATCACATGGCCGATCGGCCGCTCGAAGAGCTTCTGCGGCAGCTACCATCTCGCGACCGACGAGGTGCGCGGCTCCGATACCGAGGCGCATACCAAGAAGGTCAACGGCCCGGAGGCCGTCGCCAGCCGGCTGCCGCAGAACGAGCAGGGAGCCTTCATCGACGAGGTCCTGCTCGCCCGCGAAGCCTGCAAGCCTTTCGACGAGGAGAGCTTCCTGGAAGGTCATATGACGCCGGTCTTCTGGGGGTCGGCGCTGAGGAATTTCGGCGTCCGCGACCTCATCAACGCGCTTGGCGAGATTGCGCCGCCGCCGCGCGACCAGGTCGCCGATGTCAGGACCGTGCACGCCACCGAGGACAAGATGACGGCCTTCGTCTTCAAGATCCAGGCCAATATGGACCCCAACCACCGCGACCGCATCGCCTTTGCCCGCATCTGCTCCGGCAAGCTCGAGCGCGGCATGAAGGCGCGGCTTGCCCGCACCGGCAAGCAACTCGGGCTGACCGCGCCGCAATTCTTCTTCGCCTCGCAGCGCCAGTTGGCTGACACCGCCTATGCCGGCGATGTCGTGGGCATCCCCAACCACGGCACGCTCCGCATCGGCGACACGCTGACCGAAGGCGAGCAGCTGGTCTTCCAGGGCGTGCCGAATTTCGCGCCGGAAATCCTGCGCCGCGTGCGGCTCGAGGATGCGATGAAGGCCAAGAAACTGCGCGAAGCCCTGCAGCAGATGGCCGAGGAAGGTGTCGTGCAACTCTTCCTGCCGGAAGATGGCTCACCTGCAATCGTCGGCGTCGTCGGCGCGCTGCAATTGGATGTGCTCAAGGAACGGCTGTCGGGCGAATACACGCTGCCGGTCAGTTTCGAGATGAGCCGCTTCTCCGTCTGCCGCTGGATCTCGGCCGACAATCCGCTCGATCTCGACAAGTTCGTCACCGCCCGCCGCGGCGACATCGCACGCGACCTCGACGGCGATCCGGTCTTCCTTGCGCAGGACGCGTTCTCGCTGCGCTATGAGGCCGAGCGCTATCCCGCGATCAAGATGGTGGCGATCAAGGAATACCACGTCGCCAAGGCTGCGTAG